One region of Caldimonas thermodepolymerans genomic DNA includes:
- a CDS encoding phage capsid protein — MIPGQNKGTGDDRALFLKIAGGEVLKAFTAATIMAGKTRERTISGGKEAQFPRTGVSKAEYLSRGQEMLGNPYLMGEVTVGLDAPLVAHHDIWDFDALMAHFDFRSPIVSDMGQALARTFDQNVMRAIILAARTPQQHAAFNDGGTVHQSADLLSTGNIDGFKWVQELRKVRLALIKKNLPANMPLYGVVSPDVIDAIKWAKDPNSGQYVILDRNFAGGNAADVAGVTETVRVAGITLMASTLLPNTDESSASDVFAKYRADYSNTAGIVWAPDAVATLTLQGLKMETARDTRRLCDVLVASRFNGHGTLRSEFAVELRRPAAGGN, encoded by the coding sequence GTGATTCCGGGCCAAAACAAGGGTACTGGCGACGACCGCGCCCTGTTCCTGAAGATCGCGGGCGGTGAAGTCCTCAAGGCGTTCACCGCCGCCACCATCATGGCGGGCAAGACCCGCGAGCGCACCATCTCCGGTGGCAAGGAAGCGCAATTCCCGCGCACGGGCGTCTCGAAGGCCGAGTACCTGAGCCGCGGCCAGGAGATGCTGGGCAACCCGTACCTGATGGGCGAAGTGACGGTGGGCCTGGATGCCCCGCTGGTGGCCCACCACGACATCTGGGACTTCGACGCCCTGATGGCGCACTTCGACTTCCGCTCGCCCATCGTGAGCGACATGGGCCAGGCCCTGGCCCGCACGTTCGACCAGAACGTGATGCGTGCCATCATCCTGGCCGCTCGCACGCCGCAGCAGCACGCTGCATTCAACGACGGCGGCACCGTGCATCAAAGCGCGGACCTGCTGTCCACGGGCAACATCGACGGCTTCAAGTGGGTTCAGGAGCTGCGCAAGGTTCGCCTGGCGCTCATCAAGAAGAACCTGCCGGCCAACATGCCGCTGTACGGCGTGGTCAGCCCGGACGTGATCGATGCGATCAAGTGGGCGAAGGACCCGAACTCGGGCCAGTACGTCATCCTGGACCGCAACTTCGCTGGCGGCAACGCTGCTGACGTGGCCGGTGTGACCGAGACCGTGCGCGTCGCTGGCATCACCCTGATGGCCTCGACGCTCCTGCCGAACACGGACGAGTCCAGCGCCTCCGACGTGTTCGCCAAGTACCGCGCGGACTACTCGAACACCGCGGGCATCGTCTGGGCGCCGGATGCGGTTGCCACGCTGACCCTCCAGGGTCTGAAGATGGAAACCGCGCGTGACACCCGTCGCCTGTGCGACGTGCTGGTCGCGTCGCGCTTCAACGGTCATGGCACGCTCCGCTCGGAGTTCGCTGTCGAGCTGCGTCGTCCGGCTGCCGGCGGCAACTAA
- a CDS encoding virion core protein, T7 gp14 family — protein sequence MGISAAAAAYLATAASAAAAGATAYMQNKALEAEAKAAEANAREQNRVIEQEALAAQQQASEQVSDRMRQAARQLSEARLLAAEGGGSFAARAYNIGVAADEDVSRISTGLKNTNSALRDEANAVRVSVDNANASFSTRANALRVQFLSEAVAAGADAYATNKRRAAELKVAKNSTQDYKIR from the coding sequence ATGGGAATTTCAGCCGCTGCGGCGGCGTACCTGGCGACAGCGGCCTCTGCCGCTGCCGCGGGTGCTACTGCCTACATGCAGAACAAAGCTCTCGAAGCTGAGGCGAAGGCCGCGGAGGCCAACGCCCGCGAACAGAACCGCGTGATCGAGCAGGAGGCCCTCGCCGCCCAGCAGCAAGCATCCGAGCAGGTCTCGGACCGCATGCGGCAGGCCGCGCGGCAGCTCTCCGAAGCTCGCCTGCTGGCTGCCGAGGGTGGCGGCTCCTTCGCGGCCCGCGCCTACAACATCGGCGTGGCGGCCGACGAGGACGTTTCGCGTATCAGCACGGGTCTGAAGAACACCAACTCGGCGCTGCGCGATGAGGCCAACGCCGTCCGCGTGAGCGTGGACAACGCCAACGCTTCCTTCTCCACCCGAGCCAATGCCCTGCGCGTGCAGTTCCTGTCCGAGGCCGTGGCCGCCGGTGCCGACGCCTACGCGACCAACAAGCGTCGCGCGGCTGAGCTGAAGGTAGCCAAGAACTCGACGCAGGACTACAAGATTCGCTAA
- a CDS encoding DUF4376 domain-containing protein gives MSLYAVVDSHGTVVKLVSGSEEQVLLNVGEGEEAIFDPYPGDAYWDHENSQWVPIPPQPSPVYEWDPYEKQWKDPRSLSAVKREAKARITAARDAAEDGSRFECDGAVYQSDLPRISGASLGALTALLNGQPFAVDWTLADNTVKTLDAPGMLRVGFAQFAHINALHQKARQLKAQIDAATTIAEVEAIQWSFP, from the coding sequence ATGAGCCTTTATGCTGTCGTAGATTCCCACGGCACCGTCGTTAAGTTGGTGTCTGGCTCCGAGGAGCAGGTCCTGCTGAACGTCGGGGAAGGCGAGGAGGCGATCTTCGACCCCTACCCAGGGGACGCCTATTGGGATCACGAGAACTCCCAGTGGGTCCCCATCCCTCCCCAGCCCTCCCCGGTATATGAGTGGGACCCCTACGAGAAGCAGTGGAAGGACCCGCGGAGCCTCTCCGCTGTGAAGCGCGAGGCGAAGGCCCGCATCACCGCGGCCCGCGATGCCGCGGAGGACGGGTCGCGCTTCGAGTGCGATGGCGCCGTCTACCAGTCGGACCTGCCCCGCATCTCCGGGGCCTCTCTGGGCGCCCTCACCGCCCTACTGAACGGCCAGCCGTTCGCCGTGGACTGGACGCTCGCCGACAACACCGTGAAGACCCTGGACGCCCCGGGAATGCTGCGGGTCGGCTTCGCCCAGTTCGCGCACATCAATGCGCTCCACCAGAAGGCGCGGCAGCTCAAGGCGCAGATCGACGCCGCGACGACCATCGCCGAGGTGGAGGCCATTCAGTGGTCTTTCCCGTGA
- a CDS encoding helix-turn-helix domain-containing protein, whose protein sequence is MRKRAGAWLKSLREQAGLTQLEMATRLGYAYLTMISQIERGIGRVPPEDWPTWAELLRVDTREFARQMLYWYDPHAHYALFGGIHPHDAENLPRETSNVNRSFESGLAKTGRKPGRVSGD, encoded by the coding sequence ATGCGGAAGCGGGCCGGGGCATGGTTAAAGTCCCTCAGGGAGCAGGCGGGCCTGACCCAACTGGAGATGGCTACCCGACTGGGCTATGCGTACCTGACGATGATCTCCCAGATCGAACGGGGGATCGGTCGTGTGCCGCCTGAAGACTGGCCGACCTGGGCGGAGCTGCTGCGAGTGGACACGCGGGAGTTCGCCCGGCAAATGTTGTACTGGTACGACCCCCACGCGCACTACGCATTGTTTGGGGGCATCCACCCGCACGACGCGGAGAATCTTCCAAGGGAAACCTCGAATGTCAACCGCAGCTTTGAATCTGGACTCGCTAAGACTGGCCGCAAGCCTGGCCGGGTATCAGGTGACTGA
- a CDS encoding M15 family metallopeptidase — MTLDARSISRLKGVNPHLVAVVQRAAEISPVKFIVTEGLRTKERQAQLKAAGASTTMNSRHLTGHAVDLAAVVDGEVRWDWPLYHKLAAAMQKAANELEVPIVWGGSWKSFPDGPHFELDRRTYPA, encoded by the coding sequence ATGACGCTCGACGCACGAAGTATCTCCCGCCTGAAGGGGGTCAACCCCCATCTGGTCGCGGTGGTCCAACGGGCCGCCGAAATCAGCCCGGTGAAGTTCATCGTCACCGAGGGCCTGCGTACCAAGGAGCGCCAGGCCCAGCTCAAGGCCGCCGGGGCCTCCACAACCATGAACTCGCGGCACCTCACGGGTCATGCCGTGGACCTCGCCGCTGTCGTGGACGGAGAGGTCCGCTGGGACTGGCCCCTGTACCACAAGCTGGCCGCTGCCATGCAGAAGGCCGCCAACGAGCTGGAGGTCCCCATCGTCTGGGGAGGCTCCTGGAAGTCCTTTCCTGACGGACCCCACTTCGAGCTGGACCGTCGCACTTACCCCGCATAA
- a CDS encoding tRNA threonylcarbamoyladenosine dehydratase, with product MDANDAQSWQADEERRFGGLRRLYGSAGYERLRASRVAVVGVGGVGSWAAEALARSGVAELVLIDLDHIAVSNVNRQIHALEHTLGQAKVQALRERVAAIHPGCTVHAVEEFVEPANWPALLPGPVDAVIDCCDQVRAKLAIAAWALREHVLAVTVGAAGGKLRAQEVEVADLSQTTHDPLLAALRQRLRKEHGAPRSGPIGLACVFSRETITRPPESCELDGSLNCHGYGSVVSVTATFGMVAAGEVLRCLAGA from the coding sequence ATGGACGCGAACGACGCCCAGTCCTGGCAGGCCGACGAGGAGCGCCGCTTCGGCGGGCTGCGCCGGCTGTACGGGAGCGCCGGCTACGAGCGGCTGCGCGCGTCGCGCGTCGCGGTGGTCGGCGTGGGGGGGGTCGGCTCCTGGGCGGCCGAGGCGCTGGCGCGCAGCGGTGTCGCCGAGCTGGTGCTGATCGACCTCGACCACATCGCCGTCTCCAACGTCAACCGCCAGATCCACGCGCTCGAGCACACCCTCGGCCAGGCCAAGGTGCAGGCGCTGCGCGAGCGTGTCGCGGCGATCCACCCCGGTTGCACCGTGCATGCGGTGGAGGAGTTCGTCGAGCCGGCCAACTGGCCCGCGCTGCTGCCGGGGCCGGTCGATGCCGTGATCGACTGCTGCGACCAGGTGCGTGCCAAGCTCGCGATCGCCGCCTGGGCGCTGCGCGAGCACGTGCTGGCCGTCACCGTGGGCGCGGCGGGCGGGAAGCTGCGCGCGCAGGAGGTCGAGGTGGCCGACCTGTCGCAGACCACGCACGACCCGCTGCTGGCCGCGCTGCGCCAGCGCCTGCGCAAGGAGCATGGCGCGCCGCGCAGCGGGCCGATCGGGCTGGCCTGCGTGTTCTCGCGCGAGACCATCACCCGGCCGCCCGAAAGCTGCGAACTCGACGGCAGCCTCAACTGCCACGGCTACGGCTCGGTGGTGAGCGTGACGGCCACCTTCGGCATGGTGGCCGCCGGCGAGGTGCTGCGTTGCCTGGCCGGGGCTTGA
- a CDS encoding holin → MNEDLGLGKTLGLIAGVGVLVALGKLLASDEKLTFRLVLGRTLLSAALAVAACSLLAFIPGINTLALVGLSTASAVLGEQFLEKLVATKVGNTQ, encoded by the coding sequence ATGAACGAAGACCTGGGCCTGGGCAAGACCCTGGGCTTGATCGCGGGCGTTGGCGTTCTGGTGGCCCTGGGGAAGCTCCTGGCCTCCGACGAGAAGCTGACCTTCCGTCTGGTCCTGGGCCGCACGCTCCTGAGTGCCGCCCTTGCGGTGGCTGCATGCTCCCTCCTGGCGTTCATCCCGGGGATCAACACCCTGGCCCTGGTCGGCCTATCGACCGCGAGCGCAGTGCTGGGCGAGCAATTCCTGGAGAAGCTGGTGGCAACCAAGGTGGGGAACACGCAGTAA
- a CDS encoding lysozyme: protein MDSLLPTTPQGVADRAIQAQVDALYAKGELAVNEWTRNAKPAAGWNLEAFLDFRSRATASVPQFPGAQVRTGWLDTAKPFVAEHEGNELRAYHGVLSSHRKAGKKYAEPGHNSIEEVSVGYGFNLQRKDARHVFKTELGLSDKEFDEVFNGQRMLTPAQAEKLLMFGLYEANAYLDRSLGPGVPLRDHERAALVSLIYNAGYSAVSRSGLLAAVKSGDRAEVARRILKFRTAGGALTERRRGEAALFLGAQAETFFASLK from the coding sequence ATGGATTCCCTTCTGCCGACGACCCCTCAGGGGGTCGCTGACCGCGCCATCCAGGCGCAGGTTGACGCCCTGTACGCCAAGGGCGAACTCGCGGTGAACGAGTGGACCCGCAACGCGAAGCCCGCAGCGGGCTGGAACCTCGAAGCCTTCCTGGACTTCCGCTCGCGGGCCACCGCGTCTGTCCCGCAGTTCCCCGGCGCCCAGGTTCGCACTGGCTGGCTCGACACGGCCAAGCCGTTCGTCGCCGAGCACGAGGGCAACGAGCTGCGGGCCTACCACGGCGTCCTGTCGTCGCACCGCAAGGCAGGCAAGAAGTACGCGGAGCCCGGTCACAACTCCATTGAGGAGGTGTCGGTCGGCTACGGCTTCAACCTCCAGCGCAAGGACGCCCGGCACGTCTTCAAGACCGAGCTGGGCCTGAGCGACAAGGAGTTTGACGAGGTGTTCAACGGTCAACGCATGCTGACCCCGGCGCAGGCTGAGAAGCTGTTGATGTTCGGTCTGTACGAGGCAAACGCATACCTCGACCGCTCACTCGGACCGGGCGTGCCCCTGCGCGACCACGAGCGGGCCGCCTTGGTCTCCCTCATCTACAACGCGGGCTACTCCGCGGTCTCCCGCTCGGGCCTTCTGGCCGCCGTGAAGTCCGGGGACCGCGCCGAGGTAGCACGCCGCATCCTGAAGTTCCGCACGGCTGGCGGGGCGCTGACCGAGCGCCGCCGCGGTGAGGCCGCGCTGTTCCTCGGCGCCCAGGCCGAGACGTTCTTCGCTTCCCTGAAATGA
- a CDS encoding phage tail fiber protein, with protein sequence MRSEFNLPGSGPNYPVLWPYLERSHVIVLIDGTPWPFEWVSDTEIRVDFGADGVPPPGAKKLEIIRVTPDLESYAVIKDAANLDADQLNRMRRQLLYLLQERSGGIAGSVGNAITAASSQIESISNALADVNNVLATLTDNLATLDELRSEVTVAKNAATTARDAILSEIADNSDRFTVVNQRLVDLESGADELGSRITSEVLARSTEDSALSARIDQAYADFQTADGALSAAILDVDQARADGDAALASRVSALEASSGGVDPADFAQVQALAEATADALGNVQAQHVLKTVARSDGKQAVAGIGVAATASGDVAQSEIILMADKLLVVPPGAPDDPPNPIMAMGTVNGQPTTVFAANRFGDQSIGASVLVDGSITTRKLTVTGSNLIANSDFATGDLTNWRPWSAPALQAVVPATDADVPPGAPARYVCRFKLTPGTTSTHIAIFAADKAYSDAGADKDGFSVKPGEQYHVSIYAARSEDYAASGFSVIAYFYKTDGSWTTAASVLTAAPSALSSSTWTELKGSFEVPAGALRCWLYVRSTDTTAGGVYFTNLRCARMTDGDLIVQGAVKADHIDSRGLTIKDNEGNVIFGAGNALDWSRITGQPSGIYNSNISIAADGTLNGGGGGKVTYAGLGGKAMGLIDAITPSNVSTYIANAAIGVAQIANVLQSTNYAAGSAGWKIDKSGSMEINNLTARGNITANAVTANSITVNGLQPGAATNVVAVVDTGTVTSPSTTSTTMQWFTVVSATITTVGGKVALGIDVDPTFSLSKVAGSVGSLFCRARVLRNGSPIYTARQRRFDYSDSTVGTQTVDYPHAPAILVDTPSAGTHTYAVQLGYRSNGSPHAAYATANDRRGLSCMEFRR encoded by the coding sequence TTGAGGTCTGAGTTCAACCTGCCGGGTAGTGGCCCCAACTACCCGGTCCTGTGGCCGTATCTCGAACGGTCGCACGTCATTGTCCTGATCGACGGAACCCCTTGGCCCTTCGAGTGGGTCTCCGACACCGAGATTCGCGTGGACTTCGGCGCGGATGGGGTGCCCCCGCCTGGGGCCAAGAAGCTCGAAATCATCCGCGTCACGCCAGACCTTGAGTCCTACGCGGTCATCAAGGACGCCGCGAACCTCGACGCGGACCAGCTCAACCGGATGCGCCGGCAGCTCCTGTACCTCCTGCAAGAGCGGTCCGGAGGTATCGCTGGTTCCGTGGGCAACGCGATCACCGCCGCCAGCTCGCAGATTGAGTCCATCTCGAATGCGCTGGCCGACGTGAACAACGTCCTGGCTACCCTGACGGACAACCTGGCGACCCTGGACGAGCTACGCAGCGAAGTGACAGTGGCGAAGAACGCGGCTACGACGGCACGCGACGCCATCCTGTCGGAGATCGCGGACAACTCGGATCGGTTCACCGTGGTGAACCAGCGCCTGGTGGACCTTGAGTCCGGGGCGGACGAGCTGGGGTCGCGGATCACCTCCGAGGTCCTGGCCCGCTCCACCGAAGACTCTGCCCTGTCGGCGCGGATTGACCAGGCTTACGCCGACTTCCAGACCGCGGACGGCGCCCTGTCGGCAGCGATCCTCGACGTGGACCAGGCCCGGGCGGACGGCGACGCCGCCCTGGCGTCCCGCGTGAGCGCCCTGGAGGCCAGCAGCGGGGGCGTGGACCCCGCGGACTTCGCTCAGGTCCAGGCGCTGGCAGAGGCCACTGCGGACGCCCTGGGCAACGTCCAGGCCCAGCACGTCCTGAAGACGGTCGCGCGGTCGGACGGGAAGCAGGCCGTGGCCGGCATCGGCGTGGCAGCCACCGCGAGCGGGGACGTGGCCCAGTCGGAGATCATCCTGATGGCCGACAAGCTCCTGGTGGTCCCGCCTGGCGCCCCGGACGACCCGCCGAACCCCATCATGGCGATGGGCACCGTCAACGGTCAGCCGACGACGGTATTCGCCGCCAACCGCTTCGGTGACCAAAGCATCGGTGCGTCAGTTCTGGTGGACGGCTCCATCACCACGCGCAAGCTCACGGTGACGGGCTCGAACCTGATTGCCAACAGCGACTTCGCCACGGGGGACCTCACCAACTGGCGCCCCTGGAGCGCCCCCGCCCTCCAGGCGGTCGTCCCGGCGACGGATGCCGACGTTCCCCCCGGGGCCCCTGCGCGGTACGTCTGCCGGTTCAAACTGACTCCCGGGACTACCAGTACCCACATTGCGATCTTCGCGGCGGACAAGGCGTACTCCGACGCGGGCGCGGACAAGGATGGCTTCTCGGTGAAGCCCGGCGAGCAGTATCACGTCTCCATCTACGCGGCGCGATCCGAGGACTACGCGGCGTCCGGCTTCAGCGTGATCGCCTACTTCTACAAGACGGACGGATCGTGGACCACCGCCGCCTCGGTGCTCACTGCGGCCCCATCGGCCCTCTCCAGCTCCACGTGGACTGAGCTGAAGGGCAGCTTCGAGGTCCCCGCGGGCGCCCTTCGCTGCTGGCTGTACGTCCGCAGCACCGACACCACCGCGGGCGGAGTCTACTTCACGAACCTGCGGTGTGCCCGGATGACCGACGGGGACCTGATCGTCCAGGGAGCGGTCAAAGCGGATCACATTGACTCGCGCGGTCTGACCATCAAGGACAACGAGGGCAATGTCATCTTCGGTGCGGGCAATGCCCTGGACTGGTCACGCATCACCGGCCAGCCGAGCGGTATCTACAACTCCAACATCTCCATTGCGGCAGACGGCACGCTGAACGGTGGTGGAGGCGGGAAGGTGACCTACGCCGGCCTGGGCGGCAAGGCGATGGGGTTGATCGACGCGATTACCCCCTCGAACGTCAGCACGTACATCGCCAATGCGGCCATTGGCGTCGCCCAGATCGCCAACGTCCTCCAGTCCACGAACTACGCGGCAGGCTCGGCTGGGTGGAAGATCGACAAGTCGGGCTCGATGGAGATCAACAACCTGACGGCTCGCGGGAACATCACGGCAAACGCTGTGACGGCGAACTCGATCACGGTGAACGGTCTTCAGCCCGGCGCTGCGACGAACGTGGTGGCAGTGGTGGACACGGGTACTGTTACGTCCCCGTCGACCACCTCGACCACAATGCAGTGGTTCACTGTCGTCTCCGCCACCATCACCACGGTGGGCGGAAAGGTGGCGCTGGGCATTGACGTTGACCCGACGTTCTCCCTATCGAAGGTGGCCGGGTCGGTCGGCTCGCTTTTCTGCCGCGCCCGCGTACTAAGGAACGGGTCCCCCATCTACACCGCACGCCAGCGCAGATTCGATTACAGCGACAGTACCGTAGGAACGCAAACGGTGGACTACCCACACGCCCCCGCCATTTTGGTGGATACCCCGTCGGCAGGTACCCATACATACGCCGTCCAGCTCGGCTACCGCTCCAATGGAAGCCCCCACGCAGCATATGCCACTGCCAACGACCGGCGTGGTCTCTCTTGCATGGAGTTCCGTCGATGA
- a CDS encoding GNAT family N-acetyltransferase, whose protein sequence is MGYSIRRVDGAAHEDTLRSLHVLTFPCDEHEDYTEGWWWLAYLNGEPVAFAGMRWAVSEAEAVYLSRCGVLIGHRGNGLQRRFLAARLRYAKSLWARAAITTTYNNPASANNLIRAGFRLYTPDTPWSVLGTNYWRRDLT, encoded by the coding sequence ATGGGCTACTCCATCCGCCGAGTGGATGGTGCGGCCCACGAGGACACCTTGCGTTCCCTGCACGTCCTCACGTTCCCCTGCGACGAACACGAGGACTACACCGAGGGCTGGTGGTGGCTCGCCTACCTCAATGGCGAGCCCGTCGCGTTCGCCGGTATGCGCTGGGCCGTCTCGGAAGCCGAGGCGGTGTACCTGTCGCGCTGCGGTGTCCTGATCGGGCATCGTGGCAACGGACTCCAACGCCGGTTCCTCGCGGCCCGCCTACGGTACGCCAAGAGCCTGTGGGCTCGCGCAGCCATCACAACCACCTACAACAACCCCGCCTCGGCCAACAACCTGATCCGAGCGGGATTCCGCCTGTACACCCCTGACACCCCCTGGAGTGTCCTGGGAACCAACTACTGGCGTCGTGACTTGACATGA
- the terL gene encoding phage terminase large subunit, giving the protein MRRLSIILVIVQRPWWWDTDDPYKADLRNLVALVWDHLNLPSPTPAQYEIAYFLQFGWAGYGTTPDGEIVHWYGQEPVEPDRTGWTRLYEYPEQGRADILEAFRGIGKSYLTSVLVLWKLLRDPYNEKVLVVSASGSKAQEFVAMTKSLLTTMPIFAHLVPRPDQRDKADRFDVNGASVSQSPSLKAAGITGQITGSRATLIIADDVEVLDNVRTEEARQRLLTKLNEFDAIKVTGWAEIIMLGTPQLTETIYSRLAKERGYLPWILPARFPRAEKRSNYIIQREGLPPWDALAPRARAADRDPSLEWKPTDPERFNEDELLVRESRGRSFFQLQYMLDPSLSDAERYPLKLSDLIVMSVNSTKAPLTVSWGHATDGKNKREDIPNSGFSGDYWLGPMFVDTEWREYEQSVLFVDPSGRGKDETAWAVVKTLNGILYVCEVGGYAGDPAEAMRRIAMCARRHNVNEILVEPNYAGAVWIAAFQPVLAALWPPKNPGDAAGCAVIEAEWSRNQKEARIIDTLEPVMTLHRLVVDESVARDEVLMYQLTHISRERGSLAHEDRVDALAGAVARFTSTLMLDVNDAAKAQRDAELEAEVEAFLEGFVPEAAVGYLSGRTVDGETWYQVDLR; this is encoded by the coding sequence GTGCGCCGCCTCTCCATCATCCTAGTGATCGTTCAACGACCCTGGTGGTGGGATACGGACGACCCCTACAAGGCCGACCTCCGTAACCTAGTCGCCCTGGTGTGGGACCACCTCAACCTGCCCTCCCCCACACCCGCGCAGTACGAGATCGCCTACTTCCTCCAGTTCGGGTGGGCCGGATACGGTACCACCCCTGACGGCGAGATCGTCCACTGGTATGGGCAGGAACCTGTGGAGCCGGACCGCACCGGCTGGACGCGCCTGTACGAGTACCCAGAGCAGGGCCGCGCGGACATCCTCGAAGCCTTCCGGGGTATCGGGAAGTCCTATCTGACCTCCGTGCTGGTGCTGTGGAAGCTCCTGCGTGATCCCTACAATGAGAAGGTGCTGGTGGTCTCTGCCTCAGGCAGCAAGGCCCAGGAGTTCGTCGCCATGACGAAATCCCTCCTGACCACCATGCCCATCTTCGCCCACCTGGTCCCACGACCCGACCAGCGGGACAAGGCCGACCGCTTCGACGTGAACGGCGCCTCGGTGTCCCAGTCGCCGTCGCTGAAGGCCGCGGGCATCACTGGCCAGATCACCGGCTCCCGTGCGACGCTCATCATTGCGGACGACGTGGAGGTGCTGGACAACGTTCGCACCGAAGAAGCGCGGCAGCGCCTACTGACCAAGCTCAACGAGTTCGACGCAATCAAGGTCACCGGCTGGGCGGAGATCATCATGCTGGGAACTCCTCAGCTCACCGAGACGATCTACAGCCGTCTCGCCAAGGAGCGGGGCTACCTGCCGTGGATTCTCCCGGCTCGCTTCCCGCGTGCGGAGAAGCGCAGCAACTACATCATCCAGCGCGAGGGCCTTCCGCCCTGGGACGCCCTGGCGCCCCGGGCCCGTGCTGCGGATCGCGACCCGTCCCTGGAGTGGAAACCGACCGACCCCGAGCGGTTCAACGAGGACGAGCTGCTGGTGCGCGAGTCGCGTGGTCGTTCGTTCTTCCAGCTCCAGTACATGCTGGACCCGTCCCTGTCGGACGCGGAGCGGTATCCCCTGAAGCTATCCGACCTCATCGTGATGTCCGTGAACTCGACCAAGGCGCCCCTCACGGTGTCCTGGGGACACGCGACGGACGGCAAGAACAAGCGCGAGGACATCCCGAACTCAGGCTTCAGCGGGGACTACTGGCTGGGCCCCATGTTCGTGGACACCGAATGGCGAGAGTACGAGCAATCCGTCCTGTTCGTGGACCCCTCCGGCCGCGGTAAGGATGAGACCGCGTGGGCTGTCGTGAAAACGCTCAACGGCATCCTCTACGTCTGCGAGGTGGGCGGTTACGCCGGGGACCCCGCGGAGGCCATGCGTCGCATCGCCATGTGCGCGAGGCGTCACAACGTCAACGAGATTCTGGTGGAGCCGAACTACGCCGGCGCCGTGTGGATTGCGGCGTTCCAGCCCGTCCTGGCGGCCCTGTGGCCTCCCAAGAACCCCGGGGACGCCGCAGGCTGCGCCGTGATCGAGGCCGAGTGGTCGCGCAACCAGAAGGAAGCCCGCATCATCGACACCTTGGAACCCGTCATGACGCTCCACCGCCTTGTGGTGGACGAGTCGGTGGCGCGGGACGAGGTGCTGATGTACCAGCTCACGCACATCTCCAGGGAGCGCGGCAGCCTGGCCCACGAGGACCGGGTGGACGCCCTGGCCGGTGCGGTCGCACGCTTCACCTCCACGCTGATGCTGGACGTGAACGATGCGGCCAAGGCCCAGCGGGATGCCGAGCTGGAGGCCGAAGTGGAGGCGTTCCTGGAAGGCTTCGTCCCGGAAGCGGCGGTCGGCTACCTATCCGGCCGCACCGTGGACGGCGAGACCTGGTACCAGGTGGACCTGAGGTAG